The segment TAAGGAGCAATACCGGGAACATGTCTATTAAAATACTCCTCTATACTTTCTTTGATGATCTCTGTCCTAGAAACTCCTTCAAGGTTGCAGAGCAAACGAAGTTTTTTATCGGTAACTTCTTTTAATCTTGCAGTTATTGTCATAATCACCTCCCCGTATTACAAATGTAATAAAAAGCGTCGAGATTTGTCAAGAGTTGATTTCTCAAAATTCCAGTTTCCCGCCTGCCGACAGAGCCCCTGTTTTTATTTTTATCCGGGATGTCCCCGTTTTCTCCGTTTTCTCCACCACACAAAGCCGGAATGTTGCTCAGGCTCCAAGGGAGATAGCTTTTTCCGCAGAATAAACTTTCTGCGGTTTTGAACGAAAAGACTGATTAAGAAAAAGTCAGCGTATTATCGCTAATTTTCCTTTTTTCTTTTCACCTGAATCCTTAGATATTATGTAAAAATACACTCCGCTG is part of the Bacteroidota bacterium genome and harbors:
- a CDS encoding ribbon-helix-helix domain-containing protein; protein product: MTITARLKEVTDKKLRLLCNLEGVSRTEIIKESIEEYFNRHVPGIAPYEMGKNLFGRFASSKGNLSINGKKYLKKKLREKHIRDSRN